The sequence ATTTCGGCGGTATTCCCACCATTCCCGACAGTGAATTTTTAGGAGCCAGCCGCTGGCAGCTATACAAGGGTATCGAATCGCCCTATAAGTCCGTACTGAAGCTTCTCCTGTTGGAGTCCTATGCGGACCAATACCCGGACATTCAGCCGCTATCGCTGGTGTTCAAGGGGATGGTCTACGCCGGCGAACACGACATCGACCAACTCGATAGTTATGTCATGATTTACCGGCACATAGAGCGCTATTTGCAGGAAAAAAATGCGGTACGCCGGTTGGAACTCGCACGCCGATGTTTTTACTTTAAGGTTAACTTCCCGCTCACCCGCGGTAATCCGAACCGCGATAAAACCTGGCAACACCGGTTGCTGGAAAGTCTTACCGAAGAGTGGGGCTGGCAGCGCAAAGATCTGCAAAAACTTGATCAACGCAACCAGTGGAAGGCGCCGGCAGTGCAGGAAGAACGAAGCCTGCTCAAAAACGAATTGAGCCATGGCTTTCAGGTGCTAAAGTTATTCGCCGAGCGCTATTCTGTCGAACACGATATTTCGGCGGAGGAATGGAGTATTCTCGGGCGTAAATTACAGGCGGCATTTGAAACCAGACCAGGCAAAGTTACCTGGATTAACCCGGGAATTTCGCGCGATCTAACCGAACAACTCTTAACATTCGCGGAGTCTTCTGTTGCGCGGCCTGGCAACCTCTGGAGCGCGCTAATTCACCCGGACGGCACACTCACGCAAAACCCCATCCACATAAAAACCAGTGCGAGCCTGGTGGAATTGTTTCTCTGGTGTTATTGCAACCAGATAGTCAACCTGACCACCCGCTACGAATTGCAACAGGCACCGCACATCGAAGAACGGGCTCTGCACCGCCTGTTAAAAGTATTCGCCAACTGGTTACCCTTACCGCTGAAGTCACTGGATCACAATGTATTTAAACGTTCAGCAGAACCTGTCGATGCTTTATTTTTATTAAATGTAGGTTCTGAGGCACAAGCGGGGCTTGAGCAGCGAGGCATCAAACGCTTGAGCAGCCAGACCGATGCGCTCCACTACAGTGGATTTGGCGAAAACCTGATTATCTCGGTCGATCTTGTGCTGAGAAACAGTTGGAACGAACTCACGACCCGGCGATTCGATAGCAGTACGGCGCTACTTGATAGTCTGCAAGACTATTTAAAATTGAGCTTGCCAGGCTCGCACCACCGGCCACCACAATTACGCGTTGAATGCGTTAGCCCCAACCATGCCAATACCATTGCAACACGCACTCGCGACTGGTTAAACGAAATTATTCATTGCTATTACGGCGGCGAATATATGTCGTCCACCCGCTACGTTTTTGAAATGGCCGGTTTATTCCATATATTGCAATTTAAAGGGCCACGGCTGATTACCCGGCAATATCCCAGCCTGGACACCGTTGTCAATGCTCTCGGGGATGCACAACCGTCAATCAGCCCGATATATCTGGATAGCCAAGCACTGGTGCGCCACCCCTTAAAAGCAGTGTGTCGGGCCATTAGCAGCGAAGGTGGTGGCCGCAGTTGGGCCGGAGCGATTCATATATTTTTTCAGCGCGCCCAGGATCACACAGATGTGTATGTGGTGGACGAACATGGCTCATTGGTCCATCGGTTTTATCGCAATAGTCAGGCGGTGTTTGTACTTAAAACACTGCACTATTTTTTCCGCTCGGTAATCGATAGGCAAACCCAGTTAAATCAGCAGCTACTGCACGATTTCGGCATTTTCCCGATCCACTTTTATGAATTAAAGCGCGATAGCCGGCAGTGCTATGTGAGTGAGCCTAAGCGTGTCGCCAATGAATCAGTCGTGCCTGTTGAATTGGAACTCCGCGCTATCGGATACGATCAGGGCGATCAAAAACTGCGATTCAATTTTTATTGCGGCAATCAGTTTTTTGATTGCGACGAGCTCGGTGAACAAATATATCTGGTTGTTGCGCAGCGGGTACTGTCGCGCAGAAAGTCCCGTGAGGACTATCCGTTGTACCTCACCGATCTGGACTTAACCAAATGCGCACATCTGGTTGCCCCGGACGGGCGCTTAACCACCAGCCACTATATGAAAGTTAAGAATCGGCTCGAAACGACCCTGAATCGCGCGATAGGAATCTTGGTGAAAAGATAATTTGGTTGGACGAGAGAGAAGTAGAAGCGCGCCCGGCAATTTTCTTGCCCCGTAAGGCGCGCCCTCAAGCAATAAAAAATTAATTACCCCAGGGAAGACTGTCGAGCAATTCTTTACGACTGGATATCATCTCTTCGTAGGTTTGCAGCGTTGCAAAATCAAGCATTTCATCCCGCAGCCGGAGACGTTCCAATTGTCGTTCCAGACAGGTAATTTCTCGAATAAGTTGTTGTCGCATTACGGACGTATTGTTATACGCCACACTGAGCTGTTGCATTTGATGTGCGCGGTTCATATCCCTTTCTTCCGTCGTTGATTATTGGTAGGGGGTACAGGCGTTAGAGGTGACATCACCGTGCGACGTGCGCCGGTCAGTTAAGAATAGACAAAAACAATCAATAGATCAGTAACCGATCGTCATTTTATGGTCGAAATGATCAATAAAACGACATTATTTTTTTATAAAAAAAAGGCCACTAAGACAGATTTGTCTAGTTTAGATTTGTTCTTACGTTTGATTTATGGAAAATAACTTTGCCATTCAAATGCTGGATCGCCAAATGCGAAAAAGTGGTCGTTAAGCAGATCTTCGGTGCGGTTATAGGCGAGCGGCTGAAATCGCATATCGACGATACAGCCGCCAGCCGCTTCCACAATGGCCTGAGATGCGGCAGTGTCCCACTCACAACAGGGCGCGAGCCGCGGATAAATATCCGCTTCCCCTTCCGCCACCAGGCAAAATTTCAGTGAGCTGCCAACACTTTTGGTAACGACCAAGCCGAGCTTCTGCTCCAGTTCCGCAGCCAGCGTTTCAATAGCCTCCACACCGTGCCTGCGACTGCAAACCAGTTCGAGCGCATCGCCGCGCGCCAGACGTGCGGCTAAAGATCGCGTCCGTATCGCTCGATTATTGCCATGGTGCCGTTTCCAGGCACCCACGCCAACCACGGCACCATAGGTAAGATCGAGCAAAGGCGCATGCACCACCCCCAGAACAGGGCGGTTGTTATCGATTAAGGCAACGTTGACGGTAAACTCGGAACCGCCATCGATAAATTCCTGGGTTCCGTCCAGAGGATCCACCAACCAGTAGCGTTGCCAGGTTTGTCGCTGGGCGAAACTCGGAAGCACTGACTCCTCTGAGAGTACCGGAATATCGGGAGTTAAGCCCGATAGTGCCTGCACGAGCATATGGTGCGCAGCCAAGTCCGCCTCAGTCACTGGCGAATCATCTTTTTTTCGCTGTACCTGTTGCTGTTTAAAATCTCTAAAAATCGCGGCAATAGCCGCTCCGGCCTGTTCGCTAGCAGCGATCACCGGCTCTAGTAGTGCTGAGTCGTTCATCGGGACGGGAAAAAATAGCTGTTATCGACTGAGATGGGCGCGGGCGAGAAACAGCGCAGCCAAACTGCGCGCTTCGGTAAAGTCATCTCGCAACACCAACTGGTCCAAATCCGCCAGTGGATATTGTTCAACAATAAGTGGTTCGGGTTCATCGCCCTCAGCCGTTTGCGGGTACAGGCCTTGTGCCAGCACCACCTGGGTATGATGCTGCATATAATTTGGGGACTGGCTCAGTAATTTCAGTTTGGTAAGTGATTTTGCACCATAGCCCACCTCTTCCATCAACTCACGATTGGCTGCTTCGAGCGGGTCTTCCCCGACCTCAACACGGCCCTTCGGCAAACCCAGCTCGTAATCTTCAACACCAACGCCGTATTCCCGTATCAGCAACACGGTCTTGTCGTCCAGCATCGGCACAATAAGTACGGCGGCACTTCCGCGCGCAGCGAGGCGTTCATACACCCGCTCTTCGCCGTTGCTAAAACGTA comes from Teredinibacter turnerae and encodes:
- the nudE gene encoding ADP compounds hydrolase NudE; translated protein: MPRKPEILNCQEVARSRLFRVESVDLRFSNGEERVYERLAARGSAAVLIVPMLDDKTVLLIREYGVGVEDYELGLPKGRVEVGEDPLEAANRELMEEVGYGAKSLTKLKLLSQSPNYMQHHTQVVLAQGLYPQTAEGDEPEPLIVEQYPLADLDQLVLRDDFTEARSLAALFLARAHLSR
- the cysQ gene encoding 3'(2'),5'-bisphosphate nucleotidase CysQ — translated: MNDSALLEPVIAASEQAGAAIAAIFRDFKQQQVQRKKDDSPVTEADLAAHHMLVQALSGLTPDIPVLSEESVLPSFAQRQTWQRYWLVDPLDGTQEFIDGGSEFTVNVALIDNNRPVLGVVHAPLLDLTYGAVVGVGAWKRHHGNNRAIRTRSLAARLARGDALELVCSRRHGVEAIETLAAELEQKLGLVVTKSVGSSLKFCLVAEGEADIYPRLAPCCEWDTAASQAIVEAAGGCIVDMRFQPLAYNRTEDLLNDHFFAFGDPAFEWQSYFP
- a CDS encoding class I adenylate cyclase, with the protein product MKPIFSKPESIRDGLDRQSLTKIRKRFLAINQDRLTRMRDALTVRQQLVLDAIPLLFHTNHPMMPGFESRDTPAGVCHFKMTKGAVQLGRGIARSFTANQDTLREPQITAIFVMGSVGTIAQSESSDLDFWLCFKPGLPREQLELLNRKCEKITQWALQCRLEVHFFLMDNAAFKRGQLSALNEESSGSAQRLLLLDEFYRTAIHLAGRTPIWWFVPPGNEHEYDEYTEILQQRRFLNSEDVLDFGGIPTIPDSEFLGASRWQLYKGIESPYKSVLKLLLLESYADQYPDIQPLSLVFKGMVYAGEHDIDQLDSYVMIYRHIERYLQEKNAVRRLELARRCFYFKVNFPLTRGNPNRDKTWQHRLLESLTEEWGWQRKDLQKLDQRNQWKAPAVQEERSLLKNELSHGFQVLKLFAERYSVEHDISAEEWSILGRKLQAAFETRPGKVTWINPGISRDLTEQLLTFAESSVARPGNLWSALIHPDGTLTQNPIHIKTSASLVELFLWCYCNQIVNLTTRYELQQAPHIEERALHRLLKVFANWLPLPLKSLDHNVFKRSAEPVDALFLLNVGSEAQAGLEQRGIKRLSSQTDALHYSGFGENLIISVDLVLRNSWNELTTRRFDSSTALLDSLQDYLKLSLPGSHHRPPQLRVECVSPNHANTIATRTRDWLNEIIHCYYGGEYMSSTRYVFEMAGLFHILQFKGPRLITRQYPSLDTVVNALGDAQPSISPIYLDSQALVRHPLKAVCRAISSEGGGRSWAGAIHIFFQRAQDHTDVYVVDEHGSLVHRFYRNSQAVFVLKTLHYFFRSVIDRQTQLNQQLLHDFGIFPIHFYELKRDSRQCYVSEPKRVANESVVPVELELRAIGYDQGDQKLRFNFYCGNQFFDCDELGEQIYLVVAQRVLSRRKSREDYPLYLTDLDLTKCAHLVAPDGRLTTSHYMKVKNRLETTLNRAIGILVKR